The following coding sequences lie in one Betaproteobacteria bacterium genomic window:
- a CDS encoding SDR family NAD(P)-dependent oxidoreductase → MNQTTINLPIDYQPATDLLKDRVILVTGAGQGLGRVAALAYARRGATVILHGRNIPKLEAVYDKIEVEGLPQPAILPLDFAKATQTDLDGFAQAIHSSMPRLDGIFHGASHFVSPMPMGLHDLDVWMQHARVNLVVPAALTKTCTPMLKRSDDASVIFLTETHALQPKAYWGPFAVVKGALTVLTAILADESDAVPNPRFNLCLPGPVASPMRGQSHPGELASSLPLPESLAASFLYLMGPDSAGITGQLLDCQPRAAGL, encoded by the coding sequence ATGAACCAAACCACCATCAACTTACCGATTGATTACCAGCCTGCAACGGACTTGCTCAAAGATCGCGTCATCCTCGTCACCGGGGCAGGACAAGGCTTGGGCAGGGTCGCCGCACTCGCGTACGCGCGGCGCGGCGCCACGGTCATTCTTCATGGCCGCAATATCCCGAAGCTTGAGGCGGTCTACGACAAGATCGAGGTAGAGGGGTTGCCGCAACCGGCGATTCTGCCGCTGGATTTCGCCAAGGCCACGCAGACGGATCTTGATGGTTTTGCGCAGGCGATACATAGCAGCATGCCGCGGCTGGACGGGATCTTTCACGGTGCCAGCCATTTCGTCTCGCCGATGCCGATGGGGCTTCACGATCTTGACGTGTGGATGCAGCACGCCAGAGTGAATTTGGTCGTGCCGGCAGCGCTTACCAAGACATGCACGCCGATGCTGAAGCGCTCCGATGATGCCTCTGTGATCTTCCTCACCGAAACCCATGCATTGCAACCCAAGGCATATTGGGGGCCTTTCGCCGTCGTGAAAGGCGCGCTGACAGTTTTGACGGCAATTTTGGCCGACGAATCCGACGCTGTCCCCAATCCGCGCTTCAATCTCTGCCTTCCCGGACCGGTCGCCAGCCCAATGCGCGGGCAGAGTCATCCAGGGGAATTGGCTTCCAGCTTGCCTCTGCCGGAGTCGCTGGCGGCGAGTTTCCTGTACCTGATGGGCCCGGACAGCGCCGGGATTACCGGACAATTACTCGATTGCCAACCGCGCGCTGCCGGACTTTGA
- a CDS encoding FAD-dependent oxidoreductase, whose protein sequence is MAHLDDAVTAVASSRVAIIGGGYAGIAAAVSLAERGVRATLFEAGKELGGRARRIEYRGETIDNGQHILSGAYTELLRMMALVGVPDTAKSRIPLTLVMPPDFSLQAPRWVAPFHLAWALLSAKGLGLADRLAAIRFMQTLKRLKFQVNAADTVATLLAAHTQPEKLVRYLWQPLTISALNTPIATASGQVFANVLRDALASSREASDLILPRIDLSALFPDIAANWLVARGSVVNRGLRVDSAMVTQGTFQLATNEGQATFAAMIVAVGPHQFHAISLPAGCNPVVPFTYEPIVTIYLKFDQRVRLPRPMLGQVDGMVQWFFDRRPPGVSAAGSTPDDGLIAAVISASGPHDCLSHEELAAHALAELGRHTGPLPVPAWYKVIAEKFATFACTSSIQARRPSCLTTTPGLFLAGDYTSGPYPATLEGAVRSGICAADQVLHYVSRPKP, encoded by the coding sequence ATGGCGCACCTGGATGACGCCGTGACGGCAGTTGCGTCGTCAAGGGTAGCGATCATTGGTGGCGGATACGCGGGAATCGCGGCCGCTGTTTCACTCGCCGAACGCGGCGTCCGGGCAACTCTGTTTGAAGCCGGAAAAGAGTTGGGTGGCCGAGCCAGGCGCATCGAGTACCGCGGCGAGACTATCGATAACGGGCAGCATATCCTGTCCGGTGCGTACACGGAGTTGCTGCGCATGATGGCGCTGGTCGGTGTGCCGGATACCGCAAAATCGCGAATTCCGCTGACGCTTGTCATGCCCCCGGATTTTTCCTTGCAGGCTCCGAGGTGGGTCGCGCCGTTCCACCTGGCCTGGGCGCTGCTGTCCGCAAAAGGGCTTGGCCTCGCAGACCGGCTTGCGGCCATTCGTTTCATGCAAACACTGAAGCGGTTGAAATTTCAGGTCAACGCCGCTGACACGGTAGCAACGTTGCTTGCGGCACACACCCAACCGGAAAAACTCGTCCGATATTTGTGGCAGCCGCTGACCATTTCCGCGCTGAACACACCCATCGCCACGGCATCCGGGCAAGTGTTCGCCAATGTGCTGAGGGACGCGCTCGCATCCTCGCGCGAAGCGAGCGATTTGATACTGCCACGCATCGACCTTTCGGCGCTCTTTCCGGATATCGCCGCCAACTGGCTTGTCGCCCGCGGTAGCGTGGTCAATCGCGGCCTGCGCGTCGACAGCGCGATGGTAACGCAGGGCACGTTTCAACTCGCCACGAATGAGGGTCAGGCGACTTTCGCCGCGATGATTGTTGCGGTCGGCCCCCACCAGTTCCACGCGATCTCGCTGCCCGCGGGTTGCAACCCTGTCGTGCCCTTCACCTATGAGCCAATAGTGACGATTTATCTGAAGTTCGACCAGCGCGTGCGCTTGCCACGGCCGATGCTCGGGCAGGTTGACGGCATGGTGCAATGGTTTTTTGACCGGCGCCCGCCTGGCGTAAGCGCTGCCGGCAGCACTCCTGACGATGGCCTGATTGCAGCGGTCATCTCCGCATCCGGCCCGCACGATTGTTTGTCACACGAAGAACTGGCGGCACACGCGTTGGCAGAATTGGGCAGACACACCGGCCCATTGCCAGTGCCAGCGTGGTACAAGGTCATTGCCGAAAAATTTGCAACGTTTGCCTGTACTTCCTCCATCCAGGCGAGACGGCCTTCGTGCCTGACGACCACGCCGGGCCTCTTCCTGGCAGGGGACTACACGTCCGGTCCCTATCCGGCCACTTTGGAAGGCGCGGTGCGTAGTGGTATTTGTGCCGCCGATCAAGTCCTGCACTACGTATCCAGGCCGAAACCATGA